One genomic window of Cololabis saira isolate AMF1-May2022 chromosome 3, fColSai1.1, whole genome shotgun sequence includes the following:
- the LOC133438184 gene encoding sorcin-like, protein MAYPGYGAPAAGFPGMQQDPLYGYFAAVAGQDGQISPDELQRCLTQSGISGSYQPFSLETCRLMINMLDRDMSGTMGFNEFKELWQALNGWKGTFVSFDRDHSGTVEGHEMQQAIRTMGYGLSPQAMNCIMKRYSNHGRIAFDEFVSCCVRLRALTDQFRRRDTSQSGNASFQYDDFIQVTMSV, encoded by the exons ATGGCCTATCCCGGATACGGCGCACCCGCCGCAGGATTCCCAGGAATG caACAAGATCCTCTCTATGGATATTTTGCAGCAGTTGCTGGACAG GATGGACAGATCTCACCAGATGAGCTGCAGCGCTGCCTCACACAGTCTGGCATCTCTGGTTCTTACCAAC cCTTCAGCCTGGAGACGTGCAGACTGATGATCAACATGCTGGAT AGGGACATGTCCGGCACCATGGGCTTCAACGAGTTCAAGGAGCTGTGGCAGGCTCTCAACGGCTGGAAGGGAACCTTCGTCTCCTTTGACCGGGATCACAGCGGGACCGTCGAGGGCCACGAGATGCAGCAGGCCATTAGAACTATGG GATATGGTTTGAGCCCTCAGGCTATGAACTGCATCATGAAGCGATACAGCAATCATGGACGAATTGCCTTCGATGAGTTCGTTAGCTGTTGTGTGAGGCTTCGTGCTCTGACCG atCAGTTCCGAAGGAGGGACACGAGCCAAAGTGGAAATGCATCATTTCAGTATGATGAT TTCATCCAGGTCACCATGAGCGTATAA